The Chitinophaga flava genome has a segment encoding these proteins:
- a CDS encoding helix-turn-helix transcriptional regulator, which produces MNNNFQENEKALLILKSKGPQPLAVVAEALGITVEGARFQLLKLANEGLLQATSVSKGKGRPQQIWSLTKLGHCRFPDSHAELTVRLINSIRDTLGPEALQQVIESSKKTSLDKYLQATGSENTLEGKINKLAEARDAEGYMACVEKDGDGYMLIENHCPICVAAEVCQGFCTAELETFRTVMGKDTQVKRVEHLLSGARRCAYRISPAQPGKAEH; this is translated from the coding sequence ATGAATAATAATTTTCAGGAGAATGAAAAGGCGTTGTTGATATTAAAGTCCAAAGGTCCTCAGCCACTGGCAGTGGTGGCGGAAGCGCTGGGCATAACGGTGGAGGGTGCACGCTTTCAGCTGCTGAAGCTGGCCAACGAAGGGCTACTGCAAGCCACCTCCGTATCCAAAGGCAAGGGCAGGCCACAACAAATATGGTCGCTTACCAAACTGGGGCACTGCCGTTTTCCTGATTCCCATGCAGAGCTGACCGTCCGCCTGATTAATTCAATACGGGACACCTTAGGGCCGGAGGCTTTGCAGCAGGTGATAGAAAGCAGTAAAAAGACCAGTCTGGATAAATATCTGCAGGCCACCGGGAGTGAAAACACACTGGAAGGTAAAATCAATAAACTGGCAGAAGCCCGTGATGCAGAAGGTTACATGGCCTGTGTGGAAAAAGACGGTGACGGCTATATGCTGATTGAAAACCATTGCCCTATCTGTGTAGCGGCTGAAGTATGCCAGGGCTTCTGTACAGCAGAGCTGGAAACCTTCCGCACTGTGATGGGAAAAGACACACAGGTAAAACGTGTGGAGCATTTACTGTCGGGTGCCAGACGCTGTGCTTACCGTATATCACCAGCACAGCCGGGCAAAGCGGAACACTGA